From the Armatimonadota bacterium genome, the window GGGCAGCTGGCGGCAGTAGGGCAGCTCGCCTCTACCATTGCGCATGAGCTGCGCAACCCGCTCAGCTCCATTCGCGCCTCCGCCCAGCATCTGCGAAGCGAATACGCCGGCATCCCCGAACTATGTGAATTTCTGGACATCATCATCAACGAGGTGGATGCGCTGAACACCAAAGCCACCGAGTTCCTGCGATTCGCTCGCCCTGTGGAACCGGTGTTCCAGGAGGTCAACCTCTCCGACCTAATACATAACACCGTTCAGTTCATGCGCTCCTATATCGAGGAACAGGGGATTCAGGTGGAAGTGAACGTTTCCGTGCCGTCCACAATCAAAGCAGACCCGAACCAGCTGAAAGAAGCGCTTCGCAACCTGATTATCAATGCGGTACAAGCCATGCCGGAAGGCGGAACCCTGTCCATCAGCGCCGCACCCGCTCCAGGTGATGCGGTGAGTATTGTGGTCAAAGACACTGGCGTCGGTATACCACCTGAAAACATAGACCGTATCTTCGCACCGTTTTATACTACCAAGGCAAAGGGGTCAGGGTTAGGGCTGGCGAACGTGCAGAAGATTGTGGAAAGTCACGGTGGCACCATTAGCGTGCAAAGCGAGGTGGGTGCAGGCACCGAGATGCGTATCACCCTGCCGGTTCATCCGGTGCGACGCACCCGCCATATTGACCTGGGAGGCGGAGACAACCTCCGCACCATGATACCAGACCTCTGAACAACTATCACACGCAGGTTTGGGGGGTATAAGCAGCTATGGCAAGAGAAGTAATGGAGAAATCATCGCCGTTGACTTTACTCATCGTGGAGGACCAATCCAGTCACCGCCGCGTGCTGGAGGCGCATTTCTCCAAACATTACCACGTACTGACTGCCGAACATGGTGCGCGTGCGCTGGAAATCGCTTCGGAACAACCTGTGCACCTGGTAATTATCGACTTGATTCTTCCCGGCGCACTGAACGGGATGGAAGTGTTGCAGAAGATACGGGAGATGCACCCGAACGCGATGGCTATCATGATTACCGCACATCCTACCGTTCGTACCGCGGTACAGGCGATGAAAGATGGCGCGGTAGACTACATCGAGAAACCCATTGACCTGGACGAACTGAAGGCGAAAGTGGACAAAGCGGCGGAGCAGTATCGCCAGAAGGAAGAGGCTGCGCAGCAATCCCAGCCTCAGCCAGCAAGTGCTGCTCTGGACCTTCGCGGTATTGTGGGCAACAGTGAGGCGATGCAGAAGGTGTATGATATGATTCAGAAGGTGGCAGCCAGCAATGCCACTGTGCTGATTCGCGGTGAAAGTGGCACCGGCAAAGAGCTGGTTGCTAAAGCCATCCATCACAACAGTAGCAGGGCAAAGGGACCGTTTATCGCTGTGTCCTGTGCCGCTTTGCCGGAGACTCTGCTCGAAAGCGAACTGTTCGGACACGAGAAAAACGCCTTCACCGGCGCGACGGCGCAAAAGCCGGGACGCTTCGAACTAGCACATAAAGGCACTCTGTTCCTCGACGAAATCGCAGAGGTTACCCCGGCTATCCAGGTGAAGCTGTTGCGCGTGCTACAGGAACACGAATTTGAACGGCTCGGAGGTACCAAAACCATCAAGGTGGATGTGCGCCTCATCGCCGCGACCAATAAGGACCTTGAGGAGATGGTCAGGAAAAATGCCTTCCGTGAAGACCTGTACTATCGCCTGCATGTTATCGAGATTTATCTGCCGCCCTTGCGTGAACGAAAAGAGGATATTCCACTTCTGGTGGAACACTTTCTGAAGCGGTACAGTGGGGAAAACGGCAAGCGGATCAAATCGGTCGCCCCCGAAGCGATGGATATACTGATGAAATACCGCTGGCCGGGTAACGTGCGCGAGCTCGAAAACACCATCGAGCGCGCTGTGGTGCTTGCTGAAAGCAACGTCGATGTGCTGACAACTGACCTTCTGCCTCCATCCATCACTGCAGCAGCGCAAAATATTTGAGATTTTTCGCTCGATTCCGGTAAAAACGCGCCGAGTGGTACGGAACTTGCAGTTATTTATGGGCGGATACATTTCCAGAGGGAAACCTGTTAAAAGTGCAGGAGTTGTGAGTTATTGATAAAACGATGTAAGGGGATGCCGAAAGGGGAAGAGAAAGTGTCTGCGCCTGCAGTACTGATAGCGGACGACGAGGTAAACCTGTGCAAGGTACTGGCTGCAAGGTTGCAGCAAAGTGGATTGCAGTGCGTGATTGCGCATGACGGCGTGCGCGCGCAGGAAATCCTTCGCTCCCAACCGATAAGCGTGGCAGTGCTGGATGTTCGGCTTCCGCGCAAGAACGGTGTACAGGTACTGCGAGAGATTCGGCGCGCCCAGCCGCGGCTGCCCTGTATCCTCATTACCGCTTTCGATGACGTCGAGCTACACGAGGAAGCAGTGCGCTTGGGAGCGAATGCTATATTGCAGAAGCCGTTTGACCTGGAAGCGTTCACGGAGCTAATCTGGCGCGAAATAAGCGCTCCCGCCCCCGCGACAAGAGCGGACATGCTGTTGCAAAACGGTGAAAAAGTGATTGTGGACATTCGGCGGGGCGAGTGGTCGTATACCTACACGCCGCGTGTCATTTCGCAAGATGACCGCACACTGGAGATTGAACCACCGCTGGCAGTAGTGGACGCAGAGGTGTTGTCGCAGGGGGTGGCTATCGTTCAGTTCACGCGAGGGGATGGCGTGTACCAGTTTCGTTCGCGCATCGAGCTGGCTACCGTTCCCCGACAGGCGCTATACCTGCGCAAGCCGGTCTCTATCCGCCGTCTGCAACGTCGCAGGCACCAGCGCGTTATGGAAGAAGGACAGGTCAGCCTGGCTTTTTCGTTCCATGGCGGGCGTGAGGTGGCTCCACTTACGCTCACCGGTGAACTGTATGACCTGAGCCGCAGCGGCTTCTCGGTGCTGCTCCCGCAGGCGCCGCCAGTCGGCGAGGAAGCCTCCTTCCAGATGACTTTACCGGAGGCAAACCTCACCCTTATCGGGCAAGCGCGGGTGGTAGGTGTAGGCGGTGTTATTGCCAACCGGGTACCGGCGGTTTATCGTGTCGGAATGGAGTTTACCCGGCTCGCACCTGCTATGCGGCAAGCACTGACGGAGTGGGTGGAGAGGCTGCTGCAGCGGGTGTAAACACAAACTCTCAAGGAGGCGCGTCTTGCTGGTTCGTGTACTTTCGGGCACCGTACACGGGATTGAACCTCACACTATCGAAGTGGAAGTGGACATGCAGTCGGGCGGAGTGCCCGGGTTTACCCTCGTCGGTTTACCCGATCGTGCCGTACAGGAAGCGATTGACCGTGTTCGTCTGGCTATCCGCAATTCGGGTCTTCACTGGCCCATGCGTCGTATCACCATCAACCTGGCTCCTGCCGACCTGCGCAAGGAGGGTCCTGCTCTGGACCTGCCTATCGCTATCGGTATTCTGGCAGCAGCGGGGCAGGTAGACGGCGAATGGCTGGACGAAACGTTCATGCTGGGTGAATTGTCGTTAGACGGTACGGTGCGCCCTGTCACCGGCGTGTTGCCCACCGCTATTCACGCTCGTGAGCAAGGGGTCAAGCGCATGGTTGTGCCCGCGCCAAACGCATCCGAAGCGGCGATCGTGGGTAACATTCAGGTGTACCCGGTCACCAGCCTTGCAGAAGCGGTGGCACTGTTGAACACGCGTGACGGCATCACCCCGCTCAGCAACGACCCCGAACAGCTGCTACAGCAACCGCCCAGATACGAGGTGGACTTCGCTGATGTAAAGGGGCAGCACCACGTCAAACGCGCGTTGGAGGTCGCCGCGGCGGGAGGACACAACGTAGTGATGATTGGTCCGCCCGGCTCCGGCAAAACGATGCTGGCGCGCCGCGTGCCTACCATCCTGCCCCCGATGACGGTGGAGGAAGCCATCGAGATTACCAAGCTATACAGCGTCGCCGGACTGTTGCCACCGAACACCGGGCTGTTGACCACGCGCCCCTTCCGTTCGCCTCACCACACCAGCAGTAACGCCGCGCTAGTGGGCGGGGGCAGTGTGCCCCGCCCGGGTGAGGTAAGCCTGGCGCACAACGGAGTGCTTTTCCTCGACGAGCTGCCGGAGTTTCGTCGCGAAGTGCTGGAGGTGCTGCGCCAGCCGCTGGAGGACGGCGTCGTGAGCATCGCGCGCGTGCAAGCCAGCATCGCCTACCCCGCCCGCTTCATGTTGATTGCCGCTATGAACCCTTGCCCATGCGGTTATTTCGGCGACCCTCAACATGGATGTACCTGCTCGCCCACGCAAATCCGCAAATACCAGCAGAGGGTGTCGGGGCCGTTGCTGGACCGCATTGACATCCATATCGAGGTGCCGCGTCTTACCCCGGACGACCTGCTGCGCACCCAGCCGGGCGAGCCGTCGGAAGCCATTCGTGAGCGGGTGGTGCGGGCGCGCGAGATTCAACAGAAGCGGTTTGAAGGCACGAGTGTGCGCTGTAACGCTCAGATGACCACGCGCATGTTGCGCCAGTTTTGCCCGCTCTCGGAGGATGTGAAGGCGATGTTGCGGCAGGTAAGCCAGCAGATGGGCATCAGCGCGCGAGCCTTTGACCGCATTGTGAAGCTGGCACGAACCATCGCCGACCTCGCCGGCGAGGAGCATATCGGTCTGGCGCATGTGGCGGAGGCTATCCAGTACCGCAGTCTGGACAGGCGCATCTGGCTGTAGACACTATATCCGTTCGGGGTCAATGCCCAGATCGCGCAGCTTCGCGGCGAAGCGGTCTGCCCTTTGTCTTTCCGCCTCTGCCAGTTGACCCAGCTCCACAAAGCTCAGAAACTTGCGCCCATCGGGGGTGAAAAGCTGCACATCCGCGCCGTTGCCTTTCTCGAAGCGGATGCCCATGCGGGGGCTCTGCCAGCCCTCCATGCCTTTGACGGGCACCAGCTGTTCGCCCTCGCGCAGCCAGCCATCCCACTCGCCGTTGTCTGGATAGTAGATGTAGTACTCCTCCACGCCGTATCGGCGGTAGAAGTCCATCTTTTCCAGCATCTGCGACAGGCGGTTGCCTGGTGACCAGACCTCAAAAACCACCTGCGGGGGGATATTGTCCTCTTCCCACTGTTTATAGGACCCCCTGTGCCCCTTGGGACGACCGAACACCACCATCACGTCCGGCGCCTGGCGAATTTCAGGATGTCCTTCCTCGGGATA encodes:
- a CDS encoding acetoacetate metabolism regulatory protein AtoC — encoded protein: MTLLIVEDQSSHRRVLEAHFSKHYHVLTAEHGARALEIASEQPVHLVIIDLILPGALNGMEVLQKIREMHPNAMAIMITAHPTVRTAVQAMKDGAVDYIEKPIDLDELKAKVDKAAEQYRQKEEAAQQSQPQPASAALDLRGIVGNSEAMQKVYDMIQKVAASNATVLIRGESGTGKELVAKAIHHNSSRAKGPFIAVSCAALPETLLESELFGHEKNAFTGATAQKPGRFELAHKGTLFLDEIAEVTPAIQVKLLRVLQEHEFERLGGTKTIKVDVRLIAATNKDLEEMVRKNAFREDLYYRLHVIEIYLPPLRERKEDIPLLVEHFLKRYSGENGKRIKSVAPEAMDILMKYRWPGNVRELENTIERAVVLAESNVDVLTTDLLPPSITAAAQNI
- a CDS encoding magnesium chelatase, coding for MLVRVLSGTVHGIEPHTIEVEVDMQSGGVPGFTLVGLPDRAVQEAIDRVRLAIRNSGLHWPMRRITINLAPADLRKEGPALDLPIAIGILAAAGQVDGEWLDETFMLGELSLDGTVRPVTGVLPTAIHAREQGVKRMVVPAPNASEAAIVGNIQVYPVTSLAEAVALLNTRDGITPLSNDPEQLLQQPPRYEVDFADVKGQHHVKRALEVAAAGGHNVVMIGPPGSGKTMLARRVPTILPPMTVEEAIEITKLYSVAGLLPPNTGLLTTRPFRSPHHTSSNAALVGGGSVPRPGEVSLAHNGVLFLDELPEFRREVLEVLRQPLEDGVVSIARVQASIAYPARFMLIAAMNPCPCGYFGDPQHGCTCSPTQIRKYQQRVSGPLLDRIDIHIEVPRLTPDDLLRTQPGEPSEAIRERVVRAREIQQKRFEGTSVRCNAQMTTRMLRQFCPLSEDVKAMLRQVSQQMGISARAFDRIVKLARTIADLAGEEHIGLAHVAEAIQYRSLDRRIWL